In Podospora pseudoanserina strain CBS 124.78 chromosome 5, whole genome shotgun sequence, a single window of DNA contains:
- the tmk1 gene encoding mitogen activated protein kinase (COG:T; EggNog:ENOG503NUS8), which translates to MSNAQARGGARKISFNVSEQYDIQDVVGEGAYGVVCSAIHKPSGQKVAIKKITPFDHSMFCLRTLREMKLLRYFNHENIISILDIQKPRSYESFNEVYLIQELMETDMHRVIRTQELSDDHCQYFIYQTLRALKAMHSANVLHRDLKPSNLLLNANCDLKVCDFGLARSAASQEDNSGFMTEYVATRWYRAPEIMLTFKEYTKAIDVWSVGCILAEMLSGKPLFPGKDYHHQLTLILDVLGTPTMEDYYGIKSRRAREYIRSLPFKKKVPFRTLFPNTSDMALDLLEKLLAFNPVKRITVEEALKHPYLEPYHDPEDEPTAPPIPEEFFDFDKHKDNLSKEQLKQLIYQEIMR; encoded by the exons ATGAGTAACGCACAAGCTCGGGGCGGTGCCCGGAAGATTTCCTTCAATGTCAGCGAGCAGTACGACATCCAGGATGTTGTTGGCGAAGGTGCCTATGGTGTGGTTTG CTCTGCCATCCACAAGCCCTCAGGCCAAAAGgttgccatcaagaagatcacGCCCTTTGATCACTCCATGTTCTGCCTGCGGACGTTGCGTGAAATGAAGCTCCTCCGGTACTTCAACCATGAGAATATCATCTCCATTCTCGATATTCAGAAGCCTAGAAGCTACGAATCATTTAATGAGGTCTACCTCATCCAG GAGCTGATGGAGACCGATATGCACCGCGTCATCCGCACACAGGAGCTCTCGGACGATCATTGCCAGTACTTCATCTACCAGACGCTGCGTGCCCTCAAGGCCATGCACTCTGCCAACGTTCTCCACCGCGATTTGAAGCCTTCCAACTTGCTTCTCAATGCCAACTGCGATCTCAAAGTGTGCGATTTCGGTCTGGCTCGTTCGGCGGCGTCACAGGAGGACAACTCGGGTTTCATGACAGAATACGTTGCCACCCGTTGGTACCGTGCGCCCGAGATCATGTTGACCTTCAAAGAGTACACCAAGGCTATTGACGTCTGGTCGGTGGGCTGCATTCTCGCCGAGATGCTCAGCGGCAAGCCCCTGTTCCCAGGCAAGGACT accaccaccagcttaccctcatcctcgacgtCCTCGGCACGCCAACAATGGAGGATTATTATGGCATCAAGTCCAGACGCGCGCGCGAGTACATCCGGTCGCTTCccttcaagaagaaggtgccCTTCCGCACGCTCTTCCCCAACACGTCCGACATGGCtctcgacctcctcgagaaGCTGTTGGCCTTCAACCCCGTCAAGCGCATCACCGTCGAGGAGGCGCTCAAGCACCCATACCTCGAGCCGTACCACGACCCCGAGGACGAGCCGACCGCGCCGCCAATCCCCGAGGAGttctttgactttgacaagCACAAGGACAACCTGAGCAAGGAGCAATTGAAGCAGCTGATTTACCAGGAGATTATGaggtaa
- the OXR1 gene encoding oxidation resistance protein 1 (COG:L; BUSCO:EOG092629U5; EggNog:ENOG503NZIW), whose translation MSFYTSSSSQKTHNLNTRQSPDPDSSPASSPGAITPTTSHTETAGSSYFSNLLWGGLFRRFTSEPSPSLSTENSPPTLRHAHTYQSDGEDDGMNLGKSMDGIYTPPHFHRRVPSPMGLPQLEPLQLLGFSARTRTESRLLTPAIAEEVRNLVPTRLSIVDEWNLVYSLDQDGASLATLYDKCDRYRGKRVGFVLAVRDTEGGIFGAYLSDVPHIAPNYFGTGECFLWRASVQAPLPPPPSLIDSEDTPDVGRSTTIRAEQNVASGQVNAHSIRFKAFPYSGVNEYYMLCGQQFLSVGAGDGRFGLWLDSGLEKGVSSTCQTFGNEPLSDEGEKFGVLGVELWVIGA comes from the exons ATGAGCTTCtacacttcctcctcctcccagaaaacccacaacctcaacacccgCCAGTCCCCCGACCCGGACTCCTCTCCGGCCTCTTCACCCGGcgccatcacccccaccactTCTCACACCGAAACCGCCGGCTCATCGTATTTCTCCAACTTGCTCTGGGGCGGTCTCTTCCGGCGATTCACTTCCgaaccctctccttccctgTCGACGGAAAACAGTCCCCCAACTCTCCGACACGCGCACACTTACCAGTCAGACGGCGAGGACGACGGTATGAATCTGGGCAAGAGTATGGACGGGATATACACCCCTCCGCATTTCCACCGCAGGGTGCCGTCGCCCATGGGCCTGCCGCAATTGGAACCTCTGCAGCTTCTCGGCTTTAGCGCTCGCACGAGGACAGAATCGAGGTTGCTCACCCCGGCgattgcggaggaggtgcgGAATCTGGTGCCTACCCGCTTGTCGATTGTAGACGAGTGGAATCTGGTGTACAGTCTTGATCAAGACGGGGCGAGTCTGGCGACGTTGTACGACAAGTGTGATAGGTACcgggggaagagggttgggtttgttttggCTGTGAGGGATACTGAGGGTGGT ATCTTTGGAGCCTACCTCTCTGACGTCCCCCACATCGCACCCAATTACTTTGGCACAGGCGAGTGCTTCCTCTGGAGGGCCTCGGTTCAGGCACCcctgcccccaccaccgtcactCATCGACAGCGAAGACACCCCCGACGTGGGCAggagcaccaccatcagggCCGAGCAAAATGTCGCGTCTGGCCAGGTGAACGCGCACTCCATCCGGTTCAAGGCGTTCCCTTACAGCGGCGTGAACGAATACTACATGCTCTGCGGGCAGCAGTTCCTCTCGGTGGGTGCCGGCGACGGGAGGTTTGGTCTCTGGCTGGACAGTGgactggaaaagggggtgagCTCGACGTGCCAGACTTTTGGCAACGAGCCGCTGAGTGATGAAGGGGAGAagtttggggttttgggggtggagttGTGGGTGATTGGGGCTTAG